A part of Streptomyces sp. NBC_01235 genomic DNA contains:
- a CDS encoding NADP-dependent oxidoreductase: MKAIGLTEFGGPDVLRVLDLPVPEAGPGEIRIRVHAATVNPVDTLVRRGIAFVSDAEPPYVPGMDAAGVVEQIGEGTETDLEAGDHVMAVVVVSGTRGAYAEHLVVPAESVVRVPAGATDVEAATLPMNGLTARMALDLLQLPAGATVAVTGAAGAVGGCAVQLAKADGLRVIADAAPKDEALVKELGADVVLPRGTEFPELVRREIPDGVDGLVDTAGVAGLAIRAVRDGGRVASSVGGVEVPGERGIEIRHTLVPQYAREHAKLDRLRQLAEEGSLTSRVARTLPAEQASEAHRLLEVGGLRGRVVLTF, encoded by the coding sequence ATGAAGGCCATAGGGCTGACCGAATTCGGCGGACCCGACGTACTGCGGGTCCTGGACCTTCCGGTCCCCGAGGCCGGGCCGGGCGAGATCCGGATCCGGGTGCACGCGGCGACGGTCAACCCCGTCGACACGTTGGTGCGCCGGGGAATCGCCTTCGTCTCCGACGCCGAGCCGCCCTACGTGCCAGGGATGGACGCGGCCGGCGTGGTCGAGCAGATCGGCGAGGGAACCGAAACCGATCTCGAGGCCGGTGACCATGTCATGGCCGTCGTGGTCGTCTCCGGGACGCGCGGAGCCTACGCCGAGCACCTGGTCGTTCCCGCCGAGTCGGTGGTCCGCGTACCGGCGGGCGCGACCGATGTCGAGGCCGCCACGCTGCCGATGAACGGGCTGACGGCCCGTATGGCGCTGGACCTGCTCCAACTTCCCGCAGGCGCCACCGTGGCGGTCACGGGAGCGGCCGGCGCGGTCGGCGGCTGCGCTGTCCAGCTGGCCAAGGCGGACGGGCTCCGGGTGATCGCCGACGCGGCGCCGAAGGACGAGGCACTGGTGAAGGAGCTCGGGGCTGATGTAGTCCTGCCTCGCGGTACCGAGTTCCCGGAGCTGGTGCGCAGGGAGATACCCGACGGTGTCGACGGACTCGTCGACACCGCGGGCGTCGCCGGCCTCGCCATCCGCGCGGTCCGCGACGGTGGTCGGGTGGCCTCGTCGGTCGGTGGCGTCGAAGTGCCCGGTGAGCGCGGCATCGAGATCCGCCACACGTTGGTGCCCCAGTACGCACGCGAACATGCCAAGCTCGACCGCCTCCGTCAACTGGCGGAGGAAGGCAGCCTTACCTCGCGGGTCGCACGGACCCTGCCGGCCGAACAGGCCTCCGAAGCACACCGACTGCTGGAAGTGGGCGGCCTCCGGGGACGCGTGGTGCTCACCTTCTGA